Proteins from one Cryptomeria japonica chromosome 4, Sugi_1.0, whole genome shotgun sequence genomic window:
- the LOC131063636 gene encoding vacuolar-sorting receptor 6 isoform X3, translating into MDSPEDGKGSDEYLDKISIPSVLIEKSFGDDLKNTLGKGEKVIVKLDWTEPMPHPDKRLEYEFWTNSNDECGTKCDDQIDFVRNFKGHAQILEKSGFTQFNPHYITWYCPKAYILSKECVSQCINHGRYCAPDPEKNFTEGYDGKDVVIENLRQLCVFRVANESNKPWVWWDYVIDFHTRCPMKDKKYNKDCAESIIKSLGLFTDKVQECMGDPQADAENPVLKSEQDMQNGHGPHAGVTSLPTLLINNVQYRGKLERTAVLKAICALFKESTEPPICLSGDIETNECLTNNGGCWQNTEASITACKDTFRGRICECPLVSGVQFQGDGYSHCEAIGVGRCRIENGGCWSETKNDETFSACSESQFSGCHCPTGFHGDGHKCEDIDECKEGAACQCSDCTCKNKWGGFDCKCKGDLLYLAEQDTCIVKNASRFDWFLTLIALAGLVGIVGAGYVFYKYRLRSYVDTEVKAVMSQYMTVDNQTEDQQPLQQNSV; encoded by the exons ATGGATTCTCCTGAAGATGGCAAAGGATCTGATGAGTATCTTGATAAGATTTCGATTCCATCTGTGTTGATTGAGAAATCTTTTGGAGATGACTTGAAAAATACTTTGGGAAAGGGTGAAAAGGTAATCGTCAAGCTTGATTGGACTGAACCCATGCCTCATCCTGATAAACGTCTAGAGTATGAGTTCTGGACAAACAGCAATGATGAGTGTGGAACCAAATGTGATGATCAGATAGACTTTGTGAGAAACTTCAAGGGCCATGCCCAAATATTAGAAAAGAGTGGTTTTACTCAATTTAATCCACATTATATAACATGGTACTGCCCCAAAGCCTATATCTTGAGTAAAGAGTGTGTATCACAATGCATCAATCATGGAAGGTATTGTGCTCCAGATCCAGAAAAGAACTTCACTGAAGGTTATGATGGAAAGGATGTTGTTATAGAAAACCTCAGGCAGCTTTGTGTCTTCAGGGTTGCTAACGAAAGTAATAAACCTTGGGTTTGGTGGGACTATGTTatagacttccacactaggtgcccTATGAAAGATAAGAAATACAATAAAGACTGTGCTGAGAGCATCATCAAATCTTTAG GCTTGTTCACAGACAAGGTCCAGGAATGCATGGGCGACCCACAAGCTGATGCAGAAAACCCTGTACTAAAGTCAGAACAAGATATGCAG AACGGACATGGCCCTCATGCTGGTGTAACTTCCCTGCCAACTCTGCTCATTAACAATGTGCAGTACCGAG GCAAACTGGAGAGAACTGCTGTATTGAAGGCTATATGTGCACTATTTAAAGAATCCACTGAGCCACCAATTTGTTTGAGTGGAG ATATAGAGACAAATGAATGCCTGACAAATAATGGTGGCTGCTGGCAAAACACGGAGGCTAGTATAACTGCTTGCAAG GATACCTTCAGGGGCAGAATATGCGAATGCCCCCTAGTGTCTGGAGTTCAGTTTCAAGGAGATGGCTATTCACATTGTGAAG CCATTGGAGTAGGTCGTTGTAGGATTGAAAATGGAGGTTGCTGGTCAGAAACTAAAAATGATGAAACATTTTCTGCATGCTCG GAATCTCAATTCAGTGGTTGTCACTGTCCTACTGGCTTCCATGGTGATGGGCACAAGTGTGAAG ATATCGATGAATGCAAAGAAGGAGCTGCTTGTCAGTGCAGTGATTGTACATGCAAGAACAAATGGGGAGGATTTGATTGCAAATGTAAGGGAGATCTTTTATACCTCGCAGAACAGGATACATGCATTG TAAAAAATGCTTCAAGATTTGACTGGTTCTTGACACTTATTGCTCTAGCTGGTTTAGTGGGTATTGTTGGTGCTGGTTATGTGTTTTACAAGTATAGACTTCGG TCATATGTGGATACTGAAGTCAAGGCTGTCATGTCCCAATATATGACAGTGGATAATCAAACTGAGGATCAACAACCTCTACAACAAAATTCAGTTTGA